In the genome of Bacteroides mediterraneensis, the window TAAAAGCAGCGGACATCTATGTTCTTCCCCTCCATAGGAATGCGGCTGATGGCTCCGGATTGGGGGTTACACGTAAGCAGGCCATCTTTGTATAGTCCCAACCAGAGTTGGCCCTTCTTGTCCTTGTAGATGACAGACACATGTGTATGTGGATTGGCTTTCCCTTCCAGAGAAAAGATTTTTTGCAGTTTCATGTCTGCATTAAATAACGCTATTTCGTCTTCTCCGCCAAGCCAGATGCGGGAATCGTTATCTATTGAGAGTCCCCAGACTTGTTTTTCTGTTAAGGTCCCGTCTTTTAGCATGTGGTATGCCAGTGTCTGGAAAACAGGACGGTTGTAGCTTAGAAAGTCCACTCCTCCGCGATAATTTCCCAACCAGATATTTCCAAAAGAATCCTGCAGGAAACTTTTGACATTAGGTGAGGAAACCCCATGCAGGTCGTTGGTTACCCTGATGTTCTGGAAGCGTGTGTGTGCAGGTGTGGTAAATACATTGTCGTTCAGGTCAAGAATGCTGACTCCTCCCATTTGTGTACAGACCCATAGCTTTCCGTCCTTACTTTCTCCGATGTCGTTCACCTGGTTCGATAGGAGTGAATAAGGATTGTCCGGCTGGTGTTGAAAGGTGATAAACTGTTCTTTCTGCGGATTGAACAGTGCCAGTCCGTCTCCTGTGCCTATCCATATAGCATTTGTTTTGCTGATGAATATGCAGTGTACGGTGTTGTTGGGGATACTATGGGGATCGTCGGGATTGTGCTGGTATATTTTAGCTGTACGGCTTTTCAGGTCGATAACCGCCAGCCCCTCGTCCTGAAGTCCCACGTAAAGATGTCCGTTTCCATCGTCTTTGGCACACCAGAAGTGTCCTGAAAGTCCTTTTATATCTTGGGCTTTGTAGTGTGTGATGGTCTTGTCCCGGTTGCTGTAATAATCTATCCCTAAATGATAATGTGTAATCCATATTCCTCCATCGGCAGCTGCACTAAGGTCGGTGATATCTTGTGTGATCATGCCGGGCACGCCATAGGGGGTGACGGTCTGCGTTTCACAATTAAAGATACTGATACCGTTGCGTTGTGTGCCAATCCAAATGGTATTGTCGGCCTTGTTATAGAACAATACATTTAAAGCATTGCTTCCAAGTGCTGAATATGCTGAATTGTAAATGGTGAAATTGATACCGTCAAATTTGCACAATCCGGATTCGGAAGCAATCCATATATATCCTTGACCGTCTTGAATGATATCTACAATATAATTACTGACCATGCCGTCGGTCATAGTCAATCGCTTGAACGTATATTCTGGCTCACAGTGGATAGGCTGGCACCATCCGCTGATTAGAAAAAGAAGAAAGAAAAGTATTTTTTTCATGGATTGTGATTTGAAAACAAAAATACAATAAACTCTGTCAACACGGGCCTGACAGATGAAAAAATACCGGCTGTTCAGGTAAAACAGACGAATTTTTCTAGGTTATGACGAATTTTTATCGTGAATTTTGAAAAATAAAGGTCGGAGTCCCTCTGTTGATGTCTCGCCATGTATGGAACTGATTGTTTCGTGAAGGAATAAGGTCAAAGGCTACAGAGTATCTGTCGGCTTTTCGTGGGGGAATGCCGTTTTTGTGAGGAAGACAGATACGGTTTTTGTATATCGTCAGTACAGCAAAATAGACATGAAGTAGGGCTTTTCTCTGTTTGGAAAGACTCTTCCTGATAGGGAGAAAAACGATGGGCGACTAAGAGGGAAGGAGCGACAAGCTTTTTATGTTTCTCTAGTGGAGGACGTAGGGCTTTCGGAAGGAAAACGTAAAGCTCTCATGTGGGAAACGTAGGTTTTCTACGAGGGAAACATAAAAAGAGGTAATGTCGTCTTTTTTTATTTCTACTTGATTTTCATCTTACTATTTAGAAGGTATTAAGACACTTGTTGAGCCGTTGCTGGATAATATAATAAGTTTGAATCTGTGTGAATGACATATTTTTATCTTCTCGTTTAAACAGAATGACGAAAAAAATGATGCATTTGCTCATTTTTTTATCTTTTACTTACTTAATATAATATAATTTTGCTCCCGTAAAATCTAATTAATTTGAAAAGCAATGAAGATAGATTTAGTAAGAAACAATCGGAAAGCATTATTCGCTTTGCTGCTTTGTTCTGGATTTATTGCTACCCATCCGTTAGCTGCAATGGCAAGCAATAATGAAGTTCAAGCTACTCAACAATCAAATTTGAAAGTATCAGGTATTGTAAAGGACAATATGGGAGAGCCTGTAATTGGAGCCAGTATTGCCGTGAAAGGGGGAACTACAGGTACTATATCTGATATTGATGGTAAGTTTACATTAAATGTATCTAAAGGAGCTGTAATCGAAGTTTCTTTTATCGGTTACAAAACTCAGGAGTTTAAGATTGATTCTTCAAAAGAATTGAACATCGTATTGAAGGACGATGCCGAAATGCTGCAAGAAGTAGTGGTTGTCGGTTATGGTACTATGCGTAAGAAAGACCTTACTGGTTCAGTCGTACAGATTAATCCGACCAAGCTTGCCGACCAGAATCCGACTTCAGTACAGGATGTGTTGCGTGGTACACCGGGTTTGCAGATTGGTTATGATGCATCAGCTAAAGGTACGGACGCTTCTATCCAGTTGCGTGGTCAGAACTCTTTGGGTACCAATGCCAGCCCGATGATTGTATTGGATGGTATGCCGTTCTACGGTGAACTTTCCGAAATCAATCCGGATGATATCGCTCAGATTGATGTGTTGAAGGATGCTTCTTCTGCCGCTATCTATGGTGCCAAGGCTGCTGCGGGTGTCATTATCATTACTACAAAGAAAGGTAAGGAAGGAAAGCCGGTCATCAATGTGAGCGCTAACCTTTCTGTCGTAAATAAATCAGACTACCGTGATTATTTTGATGCGGCAGGATACTTGCAGTTCCATCAGGATTGGCGTAAGATGTATTACACTTATGGCCAGGGCGAAGATGGTTTGTATGGTTATTATCAGGCTAAGGATTCGAATGGTAACTTATTGTATCCTCAAGGCTACTACGATGACCCCCGTCTGATGACAACAGAACAGCAGAATGCATGGGCTACCAATGTTGGAGCGAGTGGTATCGGTCTGTCAGATGGCGAATCTATGTTGAGCCTGTTTGCACGTCGTCTGGAATTCTATAACTCCCCGTTGATGATGGATAATTTCTTGAATGGACGTGCGGTTGACTGGAATGACGCAACTTTCCGTACCGGATTCAACCAAGACTATAATGCCAGCATTTCAGGTGCCACTGAACGTGTGAACTATTACCTGTCATTGGGCTACGTAAATAATGAAGGTGCCGTACAGGGTAATGAATACAATGCGTTCCGTTCCAACATGAAAATCAATGCCAAGATTACAGACTGGTTGGAAATCGGTGCCAATGTGAACTTCCAGGATCGTTCAGACGGTGATATTCAGGTTTCTTTGGGAAGCAATTATTGGGATAACAATATGTTGCGTAACTCTCCATACGCTTCCATGTATGACGAGGATGGAAACTATGAACAATATCCTATGTCTGGTCTGCCTACCAACGGTGGTTATAACTATTATTTCGACCGTCAGTATTATGATTTGGAAAAAGGTTATACCGTATTGAACACCATTTTCAATGCTAAGATTACATTACCGGCAGGTTTCACCTATTCATTCAATATTGCTCCGCGTTATCAGTGGTATTACAACCGTTATTGGATGTCAGCTGAATTGCCGGATGCTTCTGCTCCGAGCCGTGGTGTAGACCGTGGATGGAGTAAAAACTTCGACTACAACTTGAACAACACCATTACTTGGGATAAGACTTTCGGTGACCATCATATTACCGCTACTTTGGTACAGGAAGCTGAAGAACACAGATACTGGTCAGATGCCATCAATGCACGTAACATCACTCCAAGTGATGCCTTAAGCTTCCACTATACTTCAGGTGCCAACAAGAGTCAGAGTAGTTTCAGTACCAACGATACACACTATACGGCTGCTTCCTACCTGGGTCGTTTGTTCTATGGTTTGAAAGACCGTTACATGGTGACAGCCACATTCCGTCGGGATGGTTATTCTGGATTTGGTGCTAACAACCCGTGGGGTAACTTCGGTTCTGTAGGTGCCAGCTGGGTGTTCTCTGAAGAAAAATTCATGGCTGCCGCTCGCGACTGGTTCGATATGGGTAAGTTGCGTTTGTCATGGGGTACCAACGGTAACCGTGAATTCGGTGATGTATACTCTACATTGGCCAACTTGGCTTTGGCAGGTGGAAACATGGTGTACTACCAGAACGGTAATTCCAATGTGGTCAACCCGCTTTACATGAACCGTCTGGCTGCTCCTAACTTGGAATGGGAAAAGACAAAAGCATGGAACGTCGGTTTGGACCTCTCCTTCTTTAACGGACGATTGACAGCCAACATGGATTATTATTTCAAGAAAACGACCGACATGATCATGAGTCAGCGTCTGCCGAGCTTCTCTGGATTTGGTTCTATTATGGCCAACTTGGGTGAAGTACAGAACCAAGGTTTTGAAATTGCCCTTAACTCTACCAACATTCAGAACAAGAACTTTACTTGGAATACTTCTGTAGGTTTCTCTATCAACAAGAACAAGATTAACCACATCTACTATGACTACGATGAAAACGGAGTTGAAAAGGATGATACATCCAACGGATGGTTCATTGGCCAGCCTATCGGTACAATCTGGTATTATGAAACAGATGGTGTATGGCAGAACACACCGGAAGATATCAAGGCCGCTGCGTTGGTAGGACAGAAACCGGGTGACCCGAAGGTAGTCAACCATTATACGGAAGATGACCAGATTTTGGAAGATGGAACTCGTGTACCTGTCTATAATGATAACGATAAAGTGTACCAAGGTACTACAGCTCCTCCTATCTACTGGAACATGCGTAACGATTTCACTTTGTGGAAAGACTTGACATTGTCTATTTCATTGTATTCATACATGGGACATAAAAGTCAGGCTGGTTACTGGTTGAATCAGGAAAACGGTGGTTCTCAGGTTACAAACGGATTTAACGTAGCTGCCAGAGAATATTGGACACCGGATAATCCGACAAATGATTACTGCCGTCTGAATGCTGCTGGACCTAACACTGGTTTGGCGGGAGGTGTCGACAAAGTCTATAACCGTAGCTTTGTTCGTTTGGATGACATCACCATTGGTTATACGTTGCCGAAAAAATGGACACACAAGTTTATGGTAGACCGCATTCGTCTGACTGCCACTTGCAAGAATGTTTGTACGATTGACGGTTGGGAATACGGTGATCCGGAAACTGGTGGATTGGCTACACGTTCCTTTAACTTTGGTATTAACGTAACACTCTAATTACTGAAAAAACATTATGAAAACAATAAATACAATATTTACAAAAGGATGTATGGTGCTGGCTTCAGCTGCGCTGTTTACTACTGGATGTTCGGATGATTTCCTGAAGCAAGACCCGCTGTCATTCTATAATCCTGAAAATACCTATACAACCGAATCAGGATTGCAGGCTGCCATGGCAATGTGTGACTATGGCTTGAAAGAAATGTTGATGGATGGTAATTCAAACGTACTCCCCATGGCTTCTCTTTATTTCATGACTGACTTGGGCCTGTATGCAAAAACAGATGCAGGCGATATGCAGGATGATTTTGCCAACAAGATTACTCCGACTTCTGGTATGAAAGGGGGAGGTGATGAAAATGCCATGCAGCGTTTCTGGGACCGTACCTGGAACAGTGTCACTTTTGCAAATACCATCATTTCCAATGTGGATAAGGTAGAAGGCTTGGATCCTACTTTGCGCGATGAATATCTGGGCCGGGCTTATTTCCATCGTGCTTATGCCTACTATCATGGGGTATTGCTGTTTGGTGATATTCCTTTGATTACGAAATTGATTGAAGTTCCTAAGCAGAACTATAAATCAACCAGCAAAGAGGCCATCTTCAAGATGTTGGTGCATGATTTGGAATTTGCCGTAGAACATGTACCGCCTCAGAAGGAAATTGGGTATATCGGAACGGTGAATCAGGAAGCTTGTATGCAGTTGCTGATCAAGTGCTATCTGGTGGTAGGAGAGTATGCGAAGGCTGAAGCTATGGCTACAGACTTGATTAACAATCATGGACTGGCATTGATGCAAGCTCCTTTCGGTACAAACGTACCTTCCGGTAATCCGGAGACTTGGCCGGTAGAACGCAACGTCATTTGGGATTTGCACCGTGGTGTTAATATTACTGATGCAGCGAATACTGAAACTATCATGCCGATTTTGAACTATTATTCTGAAGGATTTATTAATTATCCGTTGATGCGTGCCATGACTGTGCATTGGAGTAATGGTATCATTGTCGATCCTCACAATGTAGGCTCTCCGACTTATAATTATGCACGTAGTGACAGTAAATATGATGCTGGGTTGGATTGGGTACGTGCTTTAGGTCGTGGTATCGGTTGCTTCCGTACTTCTTATCACTACAACCAGACTATCTGGAACTACGACGGTGAAACAGACTGGCAGGATTTGCGTCATAACCGCCAGAAAGGTAACTGGGTAGAGATGACCGATTTGAAATACAATAATCCTTCTTCTGAGTTCTATGGACAGAATATGATGCTTTATGCCCCGGAAAACTATGGATGGCATCAAAATGAGAAGGGCGAATGGGGATGGTTGATTGAAAAAGGTGATTTGCTGTGTAAAGATACTATTCGTAGCTGGTTCCCTACTCCATTGTATAAGGTTTATATCCTTGATCAGAGTGCAGAGGAAAATATGGGTGCTAACCAGTTCAATGGTGCTACGAAAGGTAACAATGTATCTAACGGCAATCTGTATTTGTTCCGTTTGGCAGAAACTTACTTGCTGCGTGCAGAAGCGAAGTTCTATCAGGGAAATACTACTGGAGCTGCTGAAGATGTCAACATCATCCGTCGCCGTGCGAATGCTAAGAAAATGTTTACCACAGTGACTATCGGTGATATTTGTGATGAACGTGCGCGTGAGCTCTATCTGGAAGAATGGCGTCAGCCGGAACTGGCTCGTATCTCTTGGTGCTTGGCTAAGAGTGGTCAGCCCGATGAATGGGGTGAAACTTACGACCTGGCTACTTGGGACAAACAGAGTGGTACAGATTTGAATGGTGGAAGTTACTGGTACAAACGTACTACACGTTATAACATCTTTAACCATGGTTCAATTATCTCAAGCAAGGAATTGAACTACCGTGTGGACAAACGTAACTTGTTCTGGCCGGTACCGAACTCTGCTATTACAGCCAATATCGGTGCTCCGCTCCGCCAGAATTACGGTTATGATGGTTACGATGCAAGTGTATTCATGTTTGATAATTGGGAAGACGCTGTAGCTGATGAGGAAACAGCTAACTAAACGATTTAAAAACTGATATTAAGAATCAAGAGGCTCTGACAGTTGAGGCTGTCAGGGCCTTCTTTTTTAATAAGGTTGTTTCTGTAGATAAAAAAAACATCGTTGACAACTCATTTCAGAAAGTGTGTCAACGATGTTTTTTATATGATATAAAAAGGAAAGAAACCGTTTATCCGATATTCTTCACTTTAATCAGGTATTCTGCAATCTGTACTGCATTGAGTGCGGCACCCTTCTTAATCTGGTCGCCTACAATCCAGAAAGTCAGTCCGTTTTCGTTTGACAAGTCCTTGCGGATACGTCCTACATATACTGGATCTTTTCCAGCCAGGAACAACGGCATCGGATATTCTTTCTTTTCCGGGTTGTCCATCAGCACCAGACCTTCTCCGTGAGCAAAGGCTTCGCGGGCTTCTTCAATGGATACCGGACGTTCCGTTTCAATCCAGATGCTTTCTGAGTGAGAACGAAGAGCAGGCACACGTACACAAGTTGCACTGACCTTTACGTCAGAGTGCATGATTTTGCGTGTCTCGTTATACATCTTCATCTCTTCTTTTGTATATCCGTTGTCCGTGAATACGTCAATCTGAGGAATCAGGTTGAAAGCCAGCTGGTAGGCGAATTTCTCTACCTTGACAGGCTCACCTGCCAATACCTGACGGTATTGTTCATAAAGTTCGTCCATGGCAGCTGCACCGGCACCGCTGGCTGCCTGATAAGTAGCCACGTGTACACGCTTGATGTGAGTGAGGTTTTCGATGGCCTTCAGGGCCACTACCATTTGGATGGTCGTACAGTTCGGGTTGGCAATAATACCGCGCGGGCGGTTCAGGGCATCGGCGGCGTTGACTTCGGGAACCACCAAGGGAATGTCGTTGTCCATACGGAAGGCGCTGGAGTTGTCAATCATTACCGCACCATATTTAGTAATGGTTTCAGCGAATTCCTTTGATGTGCCGGCACCGGCAGAGGTAAACGCGATGTCAACTCCTTTGAAATCATCGTTGTGCTGCAGCAGTTTTACTTCGATTTCTTTTCCGCGAAAAGTGTATTTTCGTCCGGCACTTCTGGTTGAGCCGAACAACAGCAGTTCATCTACCGGGAAGTTTCTTTCATCGAGCACGCGCAGGAACTCCTGTCCTACGGCTCCGCTTGCACCAACAATTGCTACTTTCATTTCTTATGTTTCTTGTTTAAGTTAATAAATTCCGTGATTGTATTGCTTTCTGTGCTTCAGTAAGATATTTAAAATTCGTCCTGTAGCTATTGAATCGCAAAATTAAAACATTTTGGAATACCAAACGGGAAATGCGGAACTTTTTTCGTATTTTTGTCCATAAATTTAAAACAGACCGCTCATTTATATGGAAGAATTGTTAGATTTGTTTCATTTCGATATAGATTTTCCCATTACTGACCCGACCTGGATTTTTTTCTTGGTTTTGGTTATCATTTTGTTTGCACCGATTGTGCTGGAACGTTTGCGCATTCCGCACATCATCGGCATGATTCTGGCGGGTATCGTGATTGGGGAACATGGGTTCAACATCCTGGCCCGTGACAGCAGTTTTGAACTTTTTGGTAAGGTGGGATTATATTACATCATGTTTCTGGCCGGTCTGGAAATGAACATGGAGGATTTCAAGAGTATCCGCATGAAGGCAACCGTGCTGGGATTGCTGGCGTTTATTATCCCGCTGGGTATCGGAGTGTGGACAAACCAGCATCTGCTGGGATATGGCTTGATTACTTCCGTACTGTTGGCCAGTATGTATGCCTCGCACACCTTGATTGCCTATCCGATTGTGATTCGTTATGGCATCAACCGTCAGCGGGCGGTAAGTATTGCGGTGGGAGGTACGGCGGTGACGGATACGCTGACGTTGCTGGTGCTGGCCGTGATTTCCGGTATGTACAAAGGAGAGACATCGGATATGTTCTGGATTTGGCTGGTGCTGAAGGTGATAGTGGTGAGTGCTGTCATCATGCTGACTTTCCCTCGCATCGGACGCTGGTTTTTCCGTCGTTACAGTGACCAGGTGGTACAGTATATCTTTGTGATGGCCATGGTGTTCCTGGGAGCGGGACTGATGGAGTGGGTCGGTATGGAAGGTATTTTGGGTGCTTTCTTGGCCGGATTGGTCTTGAACCGTCTGATTCCGCATGTGTCTCCGCTGATGAGTCACCTGGAATTCGTGGGGAATGCCTTGTTTATCCCGTATTTCCTGATTGGGGTGGGCATGCTCATCAATGTCAATGTGCTTTTCGGACATATCGATTCCCTCAAGGTGGCTTCGGTGATGATTGTGGTAGCCTTGCTGGGGAAATGGATTGCCTCTTGGCTGACACAGAAGATTTACCGCATGAAGCCGGTGGAAAGGGAACTGATGTTCGGCTTGAGCAATGCACAGGCGGCAGCTACTCTGGCTGCGGTGCTGGTGGGCTACAACATTATTCTGCCTTCGGGTGAACGTCTGCTCAATGAGGATGTGCTCAACGGCACGATTTTGTTGATTCTGGTGACTTGTGTGGTCAGTTCGTTCATCACGGAGCATGCGGCCAAACGGATTGCGATGGATGATGCGGAGCTGGACGAAGAGAAGGAGCAGAAAAAGGAACGTATTCTGATACCGGTGGCCAATCCGGATACCTTGGAGAGGTTGATGCAGTTGGCCTTGGTGGTGCGCGATGAGAAACGTACGGACAATCTGGTCGCACTGAATGTGATTAATGACAACAATGACTCGGTGCGTCTGGAGATGCGGGGCAAGCGGAGCCTGGAAAGGGCGGCGCAGATTGCGGCTTCGGCCAATGTCCCGCTGAAAACGGTTTCTCGTTTCGATTTGAACATTGCGACGGGGATTCTGCACACGGCTAAAGAAACGGAATCGACAACGATTGTTATCGGTTTGCATAACAAGTCTAATCTGGTAGACTCTTTCTTTGGGAATCTGACGGAGGACTTGCTGAAAAATACTTATCAGCAGGTGATGATTGCCCGTTTTCAGATGCCGGTAAACACGTTGCGGCGTATCATTGTGGCCGTGCCTCCCAAGTCGGAATTTGAGCATGGCTTTGTGAAGTGGATTACGCACCTGTGCCGGATGAGCAGTCAGCTGGGATGTCGCTTGCATTTCTTTGCGCATCCGCAGACATTGGGCTACATCAAGGGATATATCCAGAAAAAGCATAAGGATGTGATGACGGAGTTCCAGGAACTGGACAACTGGGACGACCTGCTGATTATTACCGGGCAGGTGAATTATGATCATTTGCTGGTGATTGTAAGTTCCCGAAGGGGTTCTATCTCGTATGACTCTTCTTTTGAACGCTTGCCGATGCAGGTTTCCAAGTATTTCAATAATAACAGCATCATGTTGTTGTATCCTGACCAGAAAGGCGACCCGAATGAAACACTGAGCTTTGCCGACCCGCGCGGATGGGCCGAAACGCAGTATTATGACAAGGTGGGCAACTGGTTTTATAAATGGTTTAAGAAAGATTCATGAACGAAAATAAGAATATAGAATGGCAGCAGCGTACGGAACTGTTGCTGGGAAAAGAAAAAATGGACCGCTTGCGGAACGCACATGTGCTGGTCGTTGGCTTGGGCGGTGTAGGTGCCTACGCGGCAGAGATGATTTGCCGTGCCGGAGTGGGGCGGATGACAATTGTGGATGCGGATACGGTGCAGCCTAGTAACATCAACCGTCAGTTGCCTGCCACTCATTCCGTAATTGGCCGACCGAAGGCGGAGGTATTGGCAGCCCGTTTCCGGGACATCAACCCGGAACTGGATTTGACGGTACTGCCGGTCTATCTGAAGGATGAGGCGATTCCGCAGCTGTTGGACAGTGCTTCGTTCGATTTTGTGGTGGATGCCATTGATACGGTGGCTCCCAAGTGTTACCTGATTTATCATGCGCTTCAGCGGGGGCTGAAAATTGTCAGCAGCATGGGAGCCGGAGCCAAACGCGATATTACGCAGGTACGTTTTGCCGATTTGTGGGAAACATATCACTGTGGACTGAGCAAGGCGGTACGGAAGCGTTTGCAGAAGATGGGCATGAAGCGGAAGCTGCCGGTGGTGTTCAGCACGGAACAGGCGGATGCCAATGCGGTGATATTGGTGGACAACGAGCAGAACAAGAAGTCAACGGCGGGTACGGTGAGCTACATGCCGGCTGTGTTTGGCTGTTATCTGGCTGAATATGTGATTCGTAAATTGTAGGAACGTATGATACAATTAGAAGGTATAACCAAGAACTTTGGTTCATTGCAGGTACTGAAGGGAATAGACCTTGAAATAGCCAAAGGTGAAGTGGTAAGCATCGTAGGGCCCAGTGGGGCCGGAAAGACGACTCTGTTGCAGATAATGGGTACGCTGGACAAGCCCGATAGTGGACGGATTGTGTTGAATGGGACGGAGGTGAATCGGCTGAAGGAGAAGGAACTGTCTGCTTTCCGGAACCGGGAAATCGGTTTTGTATTTCAGTTTCATCAATTGCTGCCTGAGTTTACGGCAGTGGAGAATGTGATGATGCCTGCATTGATTCAGGGAAAGCCGATGGGTACGGCCCGGAAAGAAGCGTTGGATATTCTGGCGTTTCTAGGTCTGTCGGAACGTGGCAGTCATAAACCGGCGGAGCTGTCGGGAGGAGAGAAGCAGCGGGTGGCAGTGGCCCGGGCCTTGGTCAATCATCCGGCGGTTATTCTGGCCGATGAACCTTCGGGAAGTTTGGATACGCAGAACAAGGGCGAGTTGCATCAGCTGTTCTTCGATTTGCGCGACAAACTAGGACAGACTTTTGTTATCGTAACGCACGATGAGGAACTGGCCACTCAAACCGACCGTACCATTCATCTGGTAGACGGACGTATCGTATAAGATAAAAAATCCCGTCCAGGTAAAGAGGTGTACCGGAGGACGGGATGTATTTTTCTCAGTTTATTAGTCTTTAGAAAGAAAGGTGTACGATTTCCGGGTTGTGGTCGGAAAGGAATTTCTTTGATTCCCGGTTTTCTTCAGGAATGTAGCTGCGCTGTACTTCTATTTGAGGAGTGACAAATATGAAGTCAATTTTCTCACACGAATCGGCCGGGATGCGTCCGAAGTCATGGAAGGTATAGCGGGCACCTTCTTGTTGGAGAGCTGTCTTATGCGCATCCTTCAGTACGAAGCTGTTGCCGGTGATGGTCTGGTAGGCTTCCGACTGGTCGGATACGTTGAAGTCTCCGGTAACTACGGCGGGCTGGTCGCCTACAATTTCTTTTATTTTTTCAATAATCAGCAAGGCGCCTTTTTTACGGGCTTCTGTTCCCACATGGTCAAAGTGCGTATTGATAGCCATAAAGATTTTTCCGTTGGTTTTGTCTTTCAGCTTGGCCCAGGTGGCAATACGGGTACAGGCACCGTCCCATCCGATGAATCCCACACTATCGGGATATTGTGACAGCCAGAAAGTGTTGTTGTCCAATAATTCAAAACGGTCTTTTTTATAGAACAGAGGGGCATATTCGCCTTGTGTCTTTCCGTCTTCTCGGCCTACGCCGATTTCGGCATATTCAGGCAGACGGGCTTTCAGGTCTTCAAGCTGGTGGTGCAGGACTTCTTGCATACCTACGATGTCTAGATTGTGTGCCTTGATGAAACTGGCTACGGTGTCCTTTCTGTATGTCCAGCTGTTCAGGCTGTCGTAGGGATTGTCGTAGCGGATGTTGAAGGTGCTCCATGTGATTTCACTGGATGGTTGGGGAGATTGGCATAAAGCGGTGTTCATGCATAAAGAGAGTCCCAGAAAACTTACTAAAATAGTGTAGAGTTTCATAGATATAAAGTTTAATGATATATGTTTTTCCTATAAAACAAGTTATGGTGGCTTACCACTTACTTTGCGGTGTAAAAATAAAAATATTTTTAGTTTTTCTTTATAGGAAAGGCTGTGTGAGTATATGAGTTTTTTATGCTATCTTTGGCGGAAATAAAGAGTTGTTATGAGTCATATAAAATTA includes:
- a CDS encoding TonB-dependent receptor, with product MKIDLVRNNRKALFALLLCSGFIATHPLAAMASNNEVQATQQSNLKVSGIVKDNMGEPVIGASIAVKGGTTGTISDIDGKFTLNVSKGAVIEVSFIGYKTQEFKIDSSKELNIVLKDDAEMLQEVVVVGYGTMRKKDLTGSVVQINPTKLADQNPTSVQDVLRGTPGLQIGYDASAKGTDASIQLRGQNSLGTNASPMIVLDGMPFYGELSEINPDDIAQIDVLKDASSAAIYGAKAAAGVIIITTKKGKEGKPVINVSANLSVVNKSDYRDYFDAAGYLQFHQDWRKMYYTYGQGEDGLYGYYQAKDSNGNLLYPQGYYDDPRLMTTEQQNAWATNVGASGIGLSDGESMLSLFARRLEFYNSPLMMDNFLNGRAVDWNDATFRTGFNQDYNASISGATERVNYYLSLGYVNNEGAVQGNEYNAFRSNMKINAKITDWLEIGANVNFQDRSDGDIQVSLGSNYWDNNMLRNSPYASMYDEDGNYEQYPMSGLPTNGGYNYYFDRQYYDLEKGYTVLNTIFNAKITLPAGFTYSFNIAPRYQWYYNRYWMSAELPDASAPSRGVDRGWSKNFDYNLNNTITWDKTFGDHHITATLVQEAEEHRYWSDAINARNITPSDALSFHYTSGANKSQSSFSTNDTHYTAASYLGRLFYGLKDRYMVTATFRRDGYSGFGANNPWGNFGSVGASWVFSEEKFMAAARDWFDMGKLRLSWGTNGNREFGDVYSTLANLALAGGNMVYYQNGNSNVVNPLYMNRLAAPNLEWEKTKAWNVGLDLSFFNGRLTANMDYYFKKTTDMIMSQRLPSFSGFGSIMANLGEVQNQGFEIALNSTNIQNKNFTWNTSVGFSINKNKINHIYYDYDENGVEKDDTSNGWFIGQPIGTIWYYETDGVWQNTPEDIKAAALVGQKPGDPKVVNHYTEDDQILEDGTRVPVYNDNDKVYQGTTAPPIYWNMRNDFTLWKDLTLSISLYSYMGHKSQAGYWLNQENGGSQVTNGFNVAAREYWTPDNPTNDYCRLNAAGPNTGLAGGVDKVYNRSFVRLDDITIGYTLPKKWTHKFMVDRIRLTATCKNVCTIDGWEYGDPETGGLATRSFNFGINVTL
- a CDS encoding RagB/SusD family nutrient uptake outer membrane protein, which translates into the protein MKTINTIFTKGCMVLASAALFTTGCSDDFLKQDPLSFYNPENTYTTESGLQAAMAMCDYGLKEMLMDGNSNVLPMASLYFMTDLGLYAKTDAGDMQDDFANKITPTSGMKGGGDENAMQRFWDRTWNSVTFANTIISNVDKVEGLDPTLRDEYLGRAYFHRAYAYYHGVLLFGDIPLITKLIEVPKQNYKSTSKEAIFKMLVHDLEFAVEHVPPQKEIGYIGTVNQEACMQLLIKCYLVVGEYAKAEAMATDLINNHGLALMQAPFGTNVPSGNPETWPVERNVIWDLHRGVNITDAANTETIMPILNYYSEGFINYPLMRAMTVHWSNGIIVDPHNVGSPTYNYARSDSKYDAGLDWVRALGRGIGCFRTSYHYNQTIWNYDGETDWQDLRHNRQKGNWVEMTDLKYNNPSSEFYGQNMMLYAPENYGWHQNEKGEWGWLIEKGDLLCKDTIRSWFPTPLYKVYILDQSAEENMGANQFNGATKGNNVSNGNLYLFRLAETYLLRAEAKFYQGNTTGAAEDVNIIRRRANAKKMFTTVTIGDICDERARELYLEEWRQPELARISWCLAKSGQPDEWGETYDLATWDKQSGTDLNGGSYWYKRTTRYNIFNHGSIISSKELNYRVDKRNLFWPVPNSAITANIGAPLRQNYGYDGYDASVFMFDNWEDAVADEETAN
- a CDS encoding aspartate-semialdehyde dehydrogenase, producing MKVAIVGASGAVGQEFLRVLDERNFPVDELLLFGSTRSAGRKYTFRGKEIEVKLLQHNDDFKGVDIAFTSAGAGTSKEFAETITKYGAVMIDNSSAFRMDNDIPLVVPEVNAADALNRPRGIIANPNCTTIQMVVALKAIENLTHIKRVHVATYQAASGAGAAAMDELYEQYRQVLAGEPVKVEKFAYQLAFNLIPQIDVFTDNGYTKEEMKMYNETRKIMHSDVKVSATCVRVPALRSHSESIWIETERPVSIEEAREAFAHGEGLVLMDNPEKKEYPMPLFLAGKDPVYVGRIRKDLSNENGLTFWIVGDQIKKGAALNAVQIAEYLIKVKNIG